The DNA sequence ttgaatTTGCTATTCAGAAGAagtattgcctgatgtgaaccatgcctcgagcaaaagagatctcagaagacctaagttTAAGAATTGtagacttgcataaagctggaaagggttacaagaatatctctaaaagccttgatgttcatcagtccacagtgagacaaattgtctataaatggagaaagttcagcactgttgctactctccctagaaGTGGCCAttctgcaaagatgactgcaagagcacagcgcagaatgctcaatgaggttccTCACTAGGGgacgtgggacggtagcgtcccacctggccaacatccagtgaaattgcagagcgccaaatacaaaaacagaaatactcattataaaaattcatgaagcatacaagtgttatacatcagtttaaagattaacttcttgttaatccaaccacggtgtcagatttaaagaagtctttacggcgaaagcataccatgcgattatctgagaacaacgcccagcagacaaatcattacaaacagtaaccagccaagtagaggagtaacacaagtcagaaatagtgataaaatgtatcacttacctttgatgatcttcatatggttgcactcaggagattcccatttactcaataaatgttagttttgttcaataaagtacATGTTTATATccaaaacctcagttttgttcgcatgttttgttcagtaatccacaggctcaaacgcagtcacaacaggcagacaaaaatccaaatagtatccgtaaagttcgtagaaacatgtcaaatgatgtttataatcaatcgGACAATAACGtagtcaatataaaaggtaaacaagaaaggcgcgcTCTCGGTcccgcgcatgaaaaagctctgggCCACTGCAGTGTTCACTCATTCAGAGtcctcttactccctcatttatcagAATACAAGCCTAAAACAATTTCtatagactgttgacatctagtggaagctataGGAAGTGCACTTTGAGttctaagtcaatggatactgtaatggctttcaatacaaaaatacaaaaataaaaataaatcccacttcctggatggactTTTTTTGCCTgacatatcagttctgttatactcacagacattattttaacagttttggaaactttagagtgttttcttatccaaatctaccaattagaTGCACATCCtaacttctgggcctgagtagcaggcagtttactttgggcacgcttttcagccggaagtgaaaatagtgccccctaccctagtgaagttaagaagaatcctagagtgtcagctaaagtcttacagaaatctctggtaACATGcgaacatctctgttgacgagtctatgaTGCGTagaacaagaatggtgttcatgggaggacatacaaaatacgccttctggagtggcctagtcagagtcctgacctcaacctgattgaaatgctgtggcatgacctcaagaaagcagttcacaccagacatcccaataatattgctgaactgaaacagttttgtaaagtggaatggtccaaaattcctcctgaccgttgtgcaggtctgatccgcaactatataaaacgtttggttgaggtttttGCTGCCGAAGGAAGGTCAACCAGTTATTCAATTCAAGGGTTCatatacttttcccaccctgcactgtgaatgtttacactgtgtgttcaataaagacatgaaaatgtatacttgtctgtgtgttattagtttaaacagactgtgtttgtctattgttgtgacctagatgaagatcagacaaatgttatgaccaatttatgcagaaatccaggtatttcccaaagggttcacatactttttcttgccactgtatctGCATTATTATTTCTATTCGACAAAGAAAACCATAGGTTATATAGCCAACAAGTGTAACAAGCCTATTTTATGGTAATATCATTATGAAACGTAGTTTAACATATCCTAACCTAGCATTTAAGTTGTAGGCGTATTATGAAACAATTTGCAGCTAGATTTATTGGACTGAAAAACACCAACCATTCTTATATTTTTGGAAACAAGTGATTATTAATGCGATGATACTGTAGCCTAGTCCAGCTACTTTACTGACACCAGGTTGCTGTTGGAACGTGTCAAAGGTCAAACAACAAATTATAAATTAGGCCTACCAATTTGATGTTTGCAAATTTACCTAAAAATAAGGATAACACCAATATGTTACATTTTTGATAGTGCTTTCTACAAAGTATAACATATTCACTGAAAAGTTCTTGTTACAAATATTATCTGCAAGATTGTCTGCAAGAGTGGCTCCATCCTGAGTGCAATCATGTGCAATCTGGTTTTGTTTGGCAACATTGGTTAGTGTCCTCTCTGGTTCCTCCCATGTGTCATTATGGCTCATGCCAGTGTGGTGTCTCTCCTGCTGTACTGTACCAACCATGTGATAGCTGCTGACAGGTGGTTGTCATCAGTGTCCCTATTCTGATGTCTCTGGGAGCCTCACATTTTCTCTCTGTATAGCCAAGCCCTCTAACAGTGAATCTTAATAAGTGTCCTGTCTGCGTCTGTCCCTATCCTCTACCTACCCGCCCTGTCTTCGTTGCCAGGCGACAGACGGCTGAGGAGAGGGAAGCGGAGCGTCAGCAGGCCAATCGGCTGATTATCCAGCTGCAGCATGATGCCTTTCAGAAGTCCCTGAGCGACTCAGTTCCATCCGATCCACTCTGCATCCACAACTCCTCCCTGTTCGCACTGCAGAACCTGCAGCCGTGGGCTTCTGATGAAGCAGCAAAGATGGGCCGTGTCACTGCACTAGTGTGACAGGGACCCTGGACATTACACACTCTGACTTGCCCAAAAGCTTACTGACTGATATCTAAGAAACTGCACCAAGGTGACTGACCTGTGAGCAAAGTGAATTGAGTGATTTATTATTTTCCTTCCAGAACATAGCCAAAGTGAGTCTGAAGATGAAACAAAAACTCTGTAGTTTCCTACCCTGATATGATCTGGCCATACAGAACGTACGCTGCATTGGCCCTTGTGTCCGATAAGTCATGGTTGGTAGCTTATGACCTGTGGCGATGTATGCGACACACATCACTGAGCCAGCCCCACAATTCCAAATGGACATATTGACTGACTGACGCAGCACAGATTGGAACATTTCTTCCTCCCACGTCCCATCTGTTCATTCACCACTAATTACACTACCAGCTCTGTGCCCTTGCATCTAAAAGCTGACCAGTCTGCTGAGAAAATTGATGGGAAATGGAGAGAGTGAGAATACACTAATATTTTGAGAAGATATAAACATTTGTTGTTGCATGGAATCAATCTAATCATCCTCCTTTTCCATCTTGAAATAAATCTAATTGTGTCCTCTCTGGCCTGCTAGTAAGAAGGATTTTTGTATTGGCGGACATAGGCAACACTGATCCTAGAATGCCACTGAATGTAGGTACACGTACAGGCTTCAATTCCAATTTATTATCACTCTAAAACTCAATTAGGGGTCATGCAGTGGTTACATTTAAATAAGAAGGGAAACTATGAAACCAGATATCTACAAGTGAGATTTTGTAGGATCGACTGCTTACTGTTCTATTGGGGTAGTGTTTAGTTTTGTCTGGGCATCCAAAACTAGATAACCCCTACCTTCTTAAACAGGATAGACCTGGAACACTAGcaatacatatacagtggggagaacaagtatttgatacactgctgattttgcatgttttcctacttacaaagcatgtagaggtctgtaatttttatcataggtacacttcaactgtgagagacggaatctaaaacaaaaatccagaaaatcacattgtatgatttttaagtcattaatttgcattttattgcatgacatacgtatttgatcacctaccaaccagtaagaattccggctctcacagacctgttagtttttctttaagaatccctcctgttctccactcattacctgtattaactgcacctgtttgaactcattacctgtataaaagacacctgtccgcacactcaatcaaacagactccaacctctccacaatggccaagaccagatagctgtgtaaggacatcagggataaaattgtagacctgcacaaggctgggatgggctacaggacaataggcaagcagcttggtgagaaggcaacaactgttggtgcaattattagaaaatggaataagttcaagatgacggtcaatcacctggggctccatgcaagatctcacctcgtggggcatcaatgatcacgaggaaggtgagggatcagcccagaactacacggcaggacctggtcaatgacctgaagagagctgggaccacagtctcaaagaaaatcattagtaacacactacgccgtcatggactaaaatcctgcagcgcacgcaaggtccccctgctcaagccagcgcatggccaggcccgtctgaagtttgccaatgaccatctggatgatccagaggaggaatgggagaaggtcatgtggtctgatgagacaaaaatagagctttttggtctaaactccactgggcgtgtttggaggaagaagaaggatgagtacaaccccaagaacaccatcccaactgtgaagcatggaggtggaaacatcattctttggggatgattttctgcaaaggggacaggacgactgcaccgtattgaggggaggatggatggggccatgtatcgcgagatcttggccaataACCGGGACGGGCATGAGAGTGGCATACTCGACCTGAGTCCTATGAGACATCTGGGAATGTTTGAGGCAACAGATGGATGATAACAGGATGCCTCCCGATGTATTATACTTTGTATTTGATAAATATGTAAACAACTAACTAAAACCTAATGACAAAAAAGTATTATCTTGTTTTTGCTTTGAATCACTCTCTTTATGTGTGTCATTCTATTGGTCTCCATAGCTACTGTGTTTACATATACAATGTAATATCTGCacaacatggtcattacacaCTTCAATGCAAACTGAACTGCACCATAAAGATCCATATCACTAACGCTCTCTTGGAGACAACACATTGACCAGGGCAGATTTAGCCTATTCGACAGATCTAAGGCACTTACAGGGGGTGAGGAGATCCACAGAGACCATAAAAAGACTCTCTCCATCATAGCCCCTCTCCCTGAGTGCTGCTGACTCACATTCAGCTGACTTGTGTGAGATGGATAGGTCTGAGTTTTGTGTCCATTATGAATGTGATCCAAACAAaatgataacatacagtaccagtcaaaagtttgggcacacctattCAATCCAGgatctttctttatttttactattttctacattgaagaataatagtgaagacataaaaactatgaaataacaaatacggaatcatgtagttaccaaaaaagtgttaaacaaatcaaaatatattttatagtagacaccctttgccttgatgacaactttgcacactctgaCAGCAACATTCTCTCAACTATTCTCTTTGGGCTCCCAattggcacagtggtctaaggcactgcatctcagtgcaagaggagtcactacagtacatggttcaaatccaggcagCATCACATCctgccatgattgggagtcccataggacggtgcacaattggcccagtgttgccggggtaggctgtcattgtaaataagaatttgttcttaactgacttgcctagttaaataaaggtgaaaggtagtcacctggaatgcatttcaattaacaggtgtacctttataatttgtggaatttctttccttcttaatgtatttgagccaagcagttgtgttgtgataaaggaggggtgatatacagaagatagccctaattgGTAAAAGACCacatccatattatggcaagaacagctcaaataagaagagaatttcaagaactttgaatgtttcatCAAGTGCTttttcaaaaaccatcaagccttATGATTAAACAGGCTCTcaggaggacagggaaggaagacccagagttacagttgaagtcagaagtttacatacacctcaggcAAATacattcacaattcctgacattaaatcctgGTAAAAAATCccccttaggtcagttaggatcaccgcttcattttaagaatgtgaaatgtcagaataatagtagagagaatgatttatttcagcttatatttctttcatcacattcccagtgggtcagaagtttacatacacgcaattagtatttggtagcattgactttaaattgtttaacttgggtccaaCGTTTCGgaaagccttccacaagcttcccacaataagttaggtgaattttggcccattcctcctgacagagctggtgtaacggagtcaggtttgtaggcctccttgctcacacacactttttcagttctgcccacaaatgttctacatgactgaggtcagggctttgtaatggccactccaataccttgactttgttgtccttttaagccatttgccacaatgGCAAagtctgcttggggtcattgtccatttggaagacccatttgcgatcaagctttgaCTTCttcgggctagggggcagtattcagaagtttggatgaatgaggtgcccaaagtaaactgcctgttactaaggcccagaagctaggatatgcctATAACTGTtcgtattggatagaaaacactccacagtttccaaaactgttacaataatgtatgtgagtataacagaaccgatatggcaggtgaaaacccgaggacaatccatccagAATTTGTTTTTCAGCTCACCACTGATAACAATGGCTGGGAATGGGGGAAAAAAGGAagacctcccagattgcagttcctatggcttccaatagatgtcagtctttagaaaGCTTCGGGTTCGTTTTTTGATTGAAGAATGAGCTAGAATGTggtttttctaagtggctcccatttttacatttacatttaagtcatttagcagacgctcttatccagagcgacttacaaattggctgTAGTGTTTGTTGCGCGTTCCAGTGAGGGTGTGCACTTaagttatttatctccggtaatggtCTCCGGTATTCTGTCTAAATTGTTATCTTTtctttacatattagggtacctgaggtttgaATAGGGACGTTGTTTGATATTGGAAGAAGTTTATTGGTAATTTAAGGGTttcatttgtatgcattttgaacgagggaACTGGATGGATTAGTCAAGCACGCCAAtgaaactgactttttgggatataaaggactttatcaaacaaaaggaccatttatgTAGATTGGACCCTTGTGATTACAACCAGATGAAGATCTTTAAGGGTAAgttatttattttatcgctatttctgacttttgtgataCCTCTGCTTGGTTGGAAATGTAATGCTTTCTTtgtgcggggcgctgtcctcagataatcacatggggTGCTTTCgcaataaagcctttttgaaatctgacaaagcagcTGGATTAACAAGTAAAAATTTTAactgatgtataacacttgtaatTTCATtgtttaatattacaattttTGCACACTGCAATTTCCCCAGATGTTGGCAAGGTGGGACAGTAGCTTCCCAATGATACACAAGaagttaacttcctgactgatgtcttgagatgttgcttcattctgtccacataatttttctgCCTCATGATGCAGAAAAATCAATTGTCTTGTAGTTTCTGGTCAGACAATGCCCCTTTTCATGTCTGAATGAGTATTAGAGTAGGCCAATAGTTTATCAACCATAAGGTATTTTGTAATGCAGACTAAGTCTGTATTATGGTATTAATTAAACTGGAACACCATCCACATCATTAATCCTTATGCTCATTAACAGCCATGCAGATAGAGGGGTCACAATTATATTGTACCATGTAGCCATCAATAAAAGGCAAGTGTTCCCCCATTTTATTTTATTGCAGATCACAATATTCCTGTGGCTAGAGAGCTGTTAATTTTACATTGTATAGCAACTCAATAGAACAGAAGTTACAAGGTCACAAAGCAAGTATGATACAATATAATTATTTATTAACTTTCAGATGACATCTTTGACACCGGTGCGTTAGCTGCTTCACTCTACCCTTACAGCAAAATATAAAACTGTGAGCATGACTTAAAACCTGATTGGACCAGTTAACATATTGTCTTATATTAAGTGTTCAATGTTAACATCTCAGACCCTGAGGAACCTACCCTCCGGAAGGGATGGACAGGAGCATCCAGACCCGACAGCTTATAGATGACATGAACAGCCATCAAGTCACTTGACCCATTTACAAACATACCCCCCAAAAAGAACACGCATGAACAGATACCTTCCAAAATGCTAGAGGGACAGGACAGTCCTTCAAAACCAACTGACCAGAATTTAAAAATGCTACATTCAAACAGTAGCAAGTATGTATTTTACACATTTACAAAATGTTATGTTCCAAGTGGGTTTTCCCAGGTCTACCCACATGAAAGCTGGAATAGTATCACCCCTCCCACCCTCTGAGAGGGTCGTGGTGCTGGTAGGGTCAGGGGCTCAGTCATTAGTTCCATATTAGTTGGTGTGCCACAGCAGTAAACCGGGGACTGGACGGGCTGCAGAAGTTTGATTGACATGGGAAGGGCCAGGAGAGGCCAGAGCAGGTCAAGGAGAAGGGTTGAAAAATAAATCAAAAAAGGTAtaccaaaatatttattttttgtcTTCCACAGTCTGTCTCCACTTCCACAGTTCAGCCATTGCCTGAAAAAAGATGGGAAAAACATTTACCAAAGCATAAATCATAATGTCATAGTGAGAGCTCAGAACTTTAGAGGTACTGGCGTTTCTCACTGCTGATCAAAACCAAGTAGTCTTCATTGCTCTTCCAGGATGTTTTCCAACAGCACTATGGTTGTCATTTCACAAACTTCCAATTGAACCACATTATgttccagacagacaggtcaAATTTCACAACGTTCCTGGGGAGCATTACCATACCTTGGTGTCTGTGACTCTGAAGCTGTTCTTCACAAAGCTCTCGAACTTGGGCTGGAGTTTAGGCAGGTTCACTCCCTGAAATAATATGACATTACTACAGGTATTCAGATGTGTCCCTTTAATCTTGTGTTCGGTCGGTCAGTCTTTTGGTTAACAGTTCTTTAACATACATCAGCTAGATCAGTTCATCCTATCTCCATTTTAGGCAAGTGTATTTCCAGATAGTATATACATCAAGACAGAACACATACACCCACCTTCTCCATAGTCGCCTTCATCTTGGCCTTCAGCTCAGGGATGGTGAGGACTGGTTTGGAGGTCTGAGGTGTTTTAGGGGTTGCTTTGGGGGTCTGGCCATTTTTGTCACCAGGCATATTTGACTGAAAAACAGAGAACTTGTTAGACAAGACATGTAACATGACTAACATGCATCAATCACTACAATACTCAGATACAGGAGTGGTCATCTTCAGTCTCAGTCTTTTGGTAAGCAGTGTTGAAAATGCATCATTAAATCAGCTCAACAAATATCATCTTTGACTAGAAACAATGTGATGGTAGGGCAGAAGATGTGTGAAGAGGACTACCTGTTTGCCAGCTGGTGTGTTGGCTTTAGGGCCCTTTCCATTCTGGGCAGGAGTCTGAGGTTTGGATGGAGTCTTCTTAACCTGAGTAAAACAGAGGTTTCTTGTGTCATTTTCAAAGGTAGAATGAAAATAGGCTAAACTAAATATTACAGGTGGACAAATAAATGCACTCACCTTAACAGGAGTTTCTTCAGCctcactctcctcctcatcatcatcatcatcatcatccctaAAGAGATGTTACAAATCAACTCTAGATTAAACCTCACCATGGTCATCATGGAACATTGGTTAGTCAGTCAAACACTACACTTACTCCTCATAGTCATCCATCTTCATCTTCTTCTGTGAAGAGAAAGGGAAGGATATGGTAAGTGTCATGAGGTGAGGATGTGACGCAAGAGTAAAGAGTGGATAACATTCAGAAATGGGAATGACCCTCTTCAGTCTCAGTCTTTTGGTAAGCAGTGTTGAAAATGCATCAGTAAATCAGCTCAACAAATATCATCTTTGACTAGGGAGGCCATGCGATATTAGGGCACCAGATATATACATTTTGTAACGCAAGTTATTTCCCTGTTGTCGTGTTGGATTAAGGGCCAGTATCCGGGACCAACCTGAGATTTAAGTGCTGGTACTGATGCAGCCCTTTTCTTGGGCGTTTGTACCCCTTCCTCTTCATCATCGTCCTCGTCGAAAGTTTGGTCTCCTCCCATCACTAGTGAAAAAACAACAAGTTAACTTTGAGTAGATAGAATATGACAACTAACTTCTCTAGGATTAGGGgacagcatttggaattttgaatgaaaagcatacccaaattcaactgcctgctactcaaccccagaagataagatattagtagatttggatagaaaactctgaagtttctaaaactgtttgaatcatgtctgagtataacagaatgtatttagcaggcgaaaccagAGGACAAACATTCAGATTCTTTATTTTTAGGTCCCTCTTTTCAATGGGTATGCAGATTTccaagggaccttcttgcagttcctaccacttccactggaagtcggtctttagaaactggtacaggtttttcctttgtgtaatgaaggaACTGTTCAGAATGAAGCTCGAGTGAAGAGGACTGTTAGAGGCGCGACctgaaagctagctacagtttgttttcctcctgtattgaacagaTCATCCAGCCTTCAATTTTATCTAATATTTacattaaaaaatacctaaagttgtattacaaaagtagtttgaaatgctttggcaaagtttacaggtaacttttgagatattttgtagtcacattGCACAAGTTGgtaccggtgtttttctggatcaaacgcaccaaataaagggacattttggatatatatctacagaattaatcgaacaaaaggaccatttgcgATGTtcatgggacatattggagtgccaaaaaAAAGCTCAAAGgcaaggcatgaattatatctttatttctgcattttgtgtcgcTCCAggagggttgaaatatgcttgtCAGTGTTTGCTTActatggtgctatcctcagatagcCTCGTCTGCTTTCGaagaaaagcctttttgaaatctgaagcgttggctggattcacaacgtggctttaatttggtatcttgcATTTGTGATTTCAGGTTAGATTTTTacagtaatttatttgaatttgtcgctctgcattttcacaggcttttggccaggtggatgctaccgtcccacatatcccagagaggttaagatTATATGAGAACAttgcccagcagacaaatcattacaaacagtaaccagccaagtagaagagttacacaagtcagaaatagagcaAATGAATCACGCGCCTTTGATGaccttcatatggttgcactcagaagagattaatttactcaataaatgttccttttgttcgataaagtctctcttcatatccaaaaacctgttttgttagtgcgttttcttcagtaatccacaggctcaaacgcagtcacaacaggcagacaaattccaaattgtatccgtaaagttcagaaacatgtcaaacgatgtttttattcaatcctcaggttgttgtTAGCCTAAATAAAAGGTAAAGACACTCGGTcgcgcgcatgaaaaagctctgacaGCAGGGTCCAGTCATTGACTGCTCTTACTCCcccatttttcagaatacaagcctgaaacaatagctaaagacttgacatctggtggaaggcataggaactgcaatttgagtcctaaggaaatggatactgtaatggcactgaatagaaaactacaacaaaagaatcctacttcctgaatggatttcgctcaggttttcacctgccaaatcaattctgttatactcaagacactattttaacagttttggaaactttagtgttttctatcaaaatctaccaattatatgcatatcctatcttctgggcctgagtagcatgCAGAATTCCAAATGCTACCCCCTACCCTAGAGGAGTTAATAAAGATACATTAAAACAAACCAAATCATTCTCTGTATTTGATATTTCAGTCTTTTGGTATGCAGTGTCGAAACCATGGCAGCACCAAAGATACCATGGGAGTAACACAGTCCTGAGATAAGCAATACTCACTGACAAGGTGCTGGCCACTGATGTGGATTGGACCAGAACCAGCCTTGAGACGGAAAACTGCTGGGGATGTGATTGCGAACCCACTAAGACACACCTGCAACACACAATTAACTGCTCAATAGGCATGAACTCCACACAAGGCCATACAACCACCATCTCCCACTCAGGGATAGAATAGAAGTGTTGACGACTGACTACTCACACTTGGCAAGGTGGAGGGTTTGAGCGCAGCTAGCACAGCCTTCACCTTCTCACCCTCTGCGTCCTGTCCTTCCACCTCCACAACATGCAGCTCATCCTTGGTGCTGGGGTCCACACACACCTAAGACCAATCAACAGGAGACAAAGTTCATAAATAGTCTATCATACCTATAACAAGAAATGGTTAAACAGAAATATTGCCATCAATTCATATTATATAAAATAAGCACCAGTAAGTAACCCTCACCATCCTTAAGTCCAGTTGGTGCTCAAAGTCATCCTCTTCTGGGTTGAAGACAACATCCTTCCCAGATTTCAACTCGCACCCTATTGAAAAAAAGTGTCAATTACATGAGGAAATACTACATTGTACCCCTTTCCCTTAGTTGATGGCGATGTTGGGCTGGGCAATTTCTTATCCTGTAATAAAAATGGTGGGTCTTCAGGCGTTTTTCCAGCCAGTAAAACGGCTGATGCAACTAATAACGACTCAATTGAAGACTATGCCATGTTGAATCACTTGCGTTCCTGGAAAAGGAAAAACCCAAACCGTTAACTTGTGGATAAGGTTGCCCATTACTAGACATCTCCCAGTTTGAGGTGACTGAGGTGAGGCCAAAATATGGGTCACATACTCACGTGGTTGGAAGAGTTGTGAGCCCTGACAAAGGGAACGTGTTCAATGCAACTAACTAGCTCTTAGACATGCTGCTATGAACATTATGCGAGTCAAACTATTTACAAAAACCACCACATGTACAATTTGGAATTCGCGTTTTATTTTAATTGTCCAATCACCATTTCAATCTGGGAGTTAATGCCACGTCTTTAACAATAACATGCCCATAACTTAATGAAAGTGGATAAATTATCACAGgtaactagttaaaacagctttAGCCAAAACTAGCAACTTAGGCAATGTTAACATCTTGCTGCACTGCATGAGCACGTTTCTAGACGGCCTTGTGCGCCATCTTTAAAACACGTGTTCAGACGCATGGAGGGCCAACGAGCTAGCCCGGTAGTTTGTGGAACATCGCATGTAATGTCAAATTTGTCCAGCAATGTGAACTTATCAGTCCGGCCCAACTACCACAACAAATTAAATCAACCAGGGAACCAATATGATGAAAGCATTACCCAATTTAGCGAACTACTAAAAAAAAGGTCTCAAGATGGTTTGCAAGCTAACTACTATAACACCGCCCATGTCTCGTGGATATCTACCAAGCTGACAACTGGGTACATTATTTCCATTCCCAAGCATTGCAACTAATGACATTGTATTCAGAAATCGTAACG is a window from the Oncorhynchus keta strain PuntledgeMale-10-30-2019 chromosome 6, Oket_V2, whole genome shotgun sequence genome containing:
- the LOC118385176 gene encoding nucleophosmin-like isoform X1, which encodes MDEEQMGPQTFLYGCELKSGKDVVFNPEEDDFEHQLDLRMVCVDPSTKDELHVVEVEGQDAEGEKVKAVLAALKPSTLPSVCLSGFAITSPAVFRLKAGSGPIHISGQHLVMMGGDQTFDEDDDEEEGVQTPKKRAASVPALKSQKKMKMDDYEEDDDDDDDEEESEAEETPVKVKKTPSKPQTPAQNGKGPKANTPAGKQSNMPGDKNGQTPKATPKTPQTSKPVLTIPELKAKMKATMEKGVNLPKLQPKFESFVKNSFRVTDTKAMAELWKWRQTVEDKK
- the LOC118385176 gene encoding nucleophosmin-like isoform X2, translating into MDEEQMGPQTFLYGCELKSGKDVVFNPEEDDFEHQLDLRMVCVDPSTKDELHVVEVEGQDAEGEKVKAVLAALKPSTLPSVCLSGFAITSPAVFRLKAGSGPIHISGQHLVMMGGDQTFDEDDDEEEGVQTPKKRAASVPALKSQKMKMDDYEEDDDDDDDEEESEAEETPVKVKKTPSKPQTPAQNGKGPKANTPAGKQSNMPGDKNGQTPKATPKTPQTSKPVLTIPELKAKMKATMEKGVNLPKLQPKFESFVKNSFRVTDTKAMAELWKWRQTVEDKK
- the LOC118385176 gene encoding nucleophosmin-like isoform X4 produces the protein MDEEQMGPQTFLYGCELKSGKDVVFNPEEDDFEHQLDLRMVCVDPSTKDELHVVEVEGQDAEGEKVKAVLAALKPSTLPSVCLSGFAITSPAVFRLKAGSGPIHISGQHLVMMGGDQTFDEDDDEEEGVQTPKKRAASVPALKSQKMKMDDYEEDDDDDEEESEAEETPVKVKKTPSKPQTPAQNGKGPKANTPAGKQSNMPGDKNGQTPKATPKTPQTSKPVLTIPELKAKMKATMEKGVNLPKLQPKFESFVKNSFRVTDTKAMAELWKWRQTVEDKK
- the LOC118385176 gene encoding nucleophosmin-like isoform X3 produces the protein MDEEQMGPQTFLYGCELKSGKDVVFNPEEDDFEHQLDLRMVCVDPSTKDELHVVEVEGQDAEGEKVKAVLAALKPSTLPSVCLSGFAITSPAVFRLKAGSGPIHISGQHLVMMGGDQTFDEDDDEEEGVQTPKKRAASVPALKSQKKMKMDDYEEDDDDDEEESEAEETPVKVKKTPSKPQTPAQNGKGPKANTPAGKQSNMPGDKNGQTPKATPKTPQTSKPVLTIPELKAKMKATMEKGVNLPKLQPKFESFVKNSFRVTDTKAMAELWKWRQTVEDKK